From a region of the Fischerella sp. JS2 genome:
- a CDS encoding energy-coupling factor ABC transporter substrate-binding protein translates to MNNPKSKIQKPKWNNWLLLLAVVALSATPLMVLKDAEFGGADGKAQEAIKEIQPKYEPWFNSLIQISSSEVQSLLFAVQAAAGAGVIGYVIGLYKGRSEQQNHRNENSD, encoded by the coding sequence ATGAATAATCCAAAGTCAAAAATCCAAAAACCTAAATGGAATAATTGGTTATTACTATTAGCAGTAGTAGCATTATCAGCAACACCATTGATGGTACTTAAAGATGCAGAGTTTGGTGGAGCGGATGGCAAAGCTCAAGAAGCAATTAAAGAAATACAACCTAAATATGAACCTTGGTTTAATTCACTAATTCAAATATCCAGTTCTGAAGTGCAAAGCCTCTTATTTGCAGTACAAGCGGCTGCGGGTGCTGGCGTAATTGGTTATGTAATTGGACTTTATAAAGGACGCTCAGAACAGCAAAATCATCGTAATGAAAATTCAGATTGA
- the cbiQ gene encoding cobalt ECF transporter T component CbiQ — MKIQIDTLAYTNRLCWLPPEQKLLFASILLIIAAFGHPFIQIMIALWMSIWTVIYAGIPGKTYLKLIYVATFFWLTSLPALVINGIEVSHLNLVEHDSIVGFLFGNYYLYVSHHGAVQSLTILTRALASLCCLYFIILTIPFTALLQTLRRIGCPVIITEILLLMYRFIFVLLDTASELWVAQQARGGYRTFATGMKSLALLIGQLLKRTIDNYRQVSLSLESRGFNGELRVWHPHRYHQSKRYIIEAIFGCALLIALEWGQNAGMVTRI; from the coding sequence ATGAAAATTCAGATTGACACCTTGGCTTATACTAATCGTTTGTGTTGGTTGCCACCAGAACAAAAACTGCTATTTGCTAGTATCCTACTAATCATTGCTGCCTTTGGTCATCCGTTTATACAAATTATGATCGCTCTTTGGATGAGTATTTGGACAGTAATTTATGCAGGTATTCCTGGTAAAACATATTTGAAATTGATTTACGTCGCCACTTTTTTTTGGTTGACTAGTTTGCCAGCCTTAGTTATCAATGGTATTGAGGTATCTCATTTAAATTTAGTAGAACATGACTCAATTGTAGGATTTCTTTTTGGAAATTATTACTTATACGTTAGCCATCACGGTGCTGTACAGAGTTTGACAATTTTAACACGAGCTTTAGCTTCTCTTTGTTGTTTGTATTTCATCATTCTGACTATTCCTTTTACTGCACTCTTGCAAACTTTAAGACGTATTGGCTGTCCAGTAATAATTACTGAAATTTTATTACTGATGTATCGCTTTATTTTTGTACTGTTAGACACAGCTTCTGAATTATGGGTTGCTCAGCAAGCTAGGGGAGGATACCGGACTTTTGCTACTGGGATGAAAAGTCTAGCACTACTAATTGGACAACTACTCAAACGTACAATAGACAACTATCGTCAAGTTTCCTTGAGTTTAGAATCAAGGGGTTTTAATGGAGAATTGCGGGTTTGGCATCCCCATCGCTATCATCAATCAAAGCGATATATAATAGAGGCTATTTTTGGCTGTGCTTTATTAATAGCATTAGAATGGGGGCAAAATGCAGGAATGGTTACTAGAATTTGA
- a CDS encoding ABC transporter ATP-binding protein, which yields MQEWLLEFEQLHYTYSGAKQAAINNLSLKIPAQKKCALIGQNGCGKTTLFLLANGLYKPDQGRIIWQSKSLQYDRKSLVQLRQKVGVVFQDPEQQLVASTVEEDISYGLCNLGLPEIEIQQRVEQALIEFDLIELAQRPVHHLSLGQKKRVSIADVMVLKPKLLLLDEPTAYLDRLHTRKLMTTLQNIHTSGTTIVMATHDLDLVYRWADWIFVMDRGQLVLEGKPKDVFTQRDILEELQLGVPLICEMLRAVDEVTKDKTILEQLQQRVLNKFLYF from the coding sequence ATGCAGGAATGGTTACTAGAATTTGAACAATTACATTACACCTATTCAGGAGCTAAACAAGCGGCTATTAATAATCTCAGTTTAAAAATTCCTGCTCAAAAAAAGTGTGCATTAATTGGTCAAAATGGTTGTGGAAAAACTACACTGTTTTTATTAGCGAATGGTTTATACAAACCAGATCAAGGAAGAATTATCTGGCAAAGTAAATCACTACAATATGACCGTAAATCTTTAGTACAATTGCGCCAAAAAGTTGGCGTGGTTTTCCAAGATCCAGAACAACAACTAGTGGCTTCTACGGTGGAAGAAGATATTTCTTATGGATTGTGTAATTTAGGTTTACCAGAGATTGAAATTCAACAGCGAGTCGAGCAAGCATTAATTGAATTTGATTTAATAGAACTTGCTCAAAGACCTGTACATCATTTAAGTTTGGGTCAAAAAAAGCGAGTGTCTATCGCAGATGTGATGGTGTTAAAACCAAAATTGTTATTATTAGATGAACCAACAGCTTATCTAGATAGACTGCATACTCGTAAGTTGATGACGACTTTACAAAATATCCATACGTCTGGCACAACAATAGTCATGGCAACCCATGACCTTGATTTAGTTTATCGTTGGGCAGATTGGATATTTGTGATGGATAGGGGACAGTTGGTGCTGGAAGGAAAACCCAAGGATGTATTTACTCAACGTGACATTCTTGAGGAATTACAGCTAGGAGTACCCTTAATTTGTGAAATGTTACGTGCTGTTGATGAAGTTACTAAAGATAAAACTATTTTAGAGCAATTACAACAGCGAGTATTAAATAAATTTCTTTATTTTTAG
- a CDS encoding energy-coupling factor ABC transporter permease, translating to MHIPDGFISPPVAAATGVVSVAALGIALTRSRDAFGIKHAPILGLTTAFIFAAQMINFPVAGGTSGHLLGGTLAAIILGNPWAGTICIATVLIIQAVLFADGGITALGANIFNMAVVGVWVGWSLTQTLQRLFGGYRSRLPLAAGIAAAVSVVVAAITCAIELAISGTAPLGIVLPAMTGVHILIGIGEGLITGGVLAYLATVRPDLLPGEQRQLQGWVVPVVSILLISGLLSLVASAWPDGLERVAENLGFINLAEQVRVAVPTPLADYSIEGLGPIGTSIAGIVGSIVCFAVAFGIAQVVKPKNA from the coding sequence ATGCATATTCCTGATGGTTTTATTTCTCCACCAGTAGCTGCTGCTACTGGTGTGGTGAGTGTGGCTGCACTAGGTATTGCATTGACGCGATCGCGAGATGCTTTTGGGATTAAACATGCACCTATTTTGGGTTTAACTACCGCCTTTATTTTTGCTGCCCAAATGATTAATTTTCCAGTTGCAGGCGGTACAAGTGGTCACTTATTAGGGGGAACTTTAGCAGCAATCATTCTGGGTAATCCTTGGGCTGGTACGATATGCATCGCTACGGTTTTAATTATTCAAGCTGTGTTGTTTGCTGATGGAGGAATCACAGCCTTAGGAGCGAATATTTTTAACATGGCAGTAGTAGGAGTCTGGGTAGGCTGGAGTTTAACCCAAACCCTACAGCGATTGTTTGGAGGTTACAGAAGTCGCTTACCATTAGCCGCTGGAATCGCTGCTGCTGTGAGTGTAGTTGTGGCTGCGATCACCTGTGCGATTGAGTTAGCTATTTCGGGAACAGCACCTCTGGGAATAGTTTTACCAGCCATGACTGGTGTACATATTTTGATTGGCATTGGCGAGGGTTTGATTACTGGAGGTGTGTTAGCTTACCTAGCCACAGTTCGACCAGATTTGTTACCCGGAGAACAACGTCAGTTACAAGGGTGGGTAGTACCAGTAGTGAGTATTCTTTTGATTTCTGGTTTACTTTCCTTAGTAGCCTCTGCATGGCCAGATGGTTTGGAAAGAGTTGCGGAAAACTTAGGCTTTATTAACCTCGCTGAACAGGTCAGAGTAGCAGTACCAACACCTTTAGCCGACTATAGCATAGAAGGATTGGGCCCCATCGGTACAAGTATCGCCGGAATTGTTGGTTCGATTGTTTGCTTTGCTGTTGCCTTTGGCATTGCACAAGTAGTGAAACCAAAGAATGCTTAA
- a CDS encoding energy-coupling factor transporter transmembrane component T, translating to MLKLSLPLRLQLSLVVVIGAAFLKYEAWYWLAAYAAIALIWTVLLRVPLPQLTGLLGTELIFLSLVALPLGWERASFLLVRSLVCLLTMNSFLLTLPPHSFGIALKALPVPGGLKQSLLLAGQYLEILLAEVHRMQRAAQLRGINGPGGWLRYASAAMIGSLYLRSLERAERVYAAMVVRGYTGELPVDSTLTTKERMIVLAACAIAISLTVASYL from the coding sequence ATGCTTAAACTATCATTACCCTTACGCTTACAGCTATCTCTGGTAGTTGTGATCGGGGCAGCTTTTTTAAAGTATGAAGCTTGGTACTGGCTAGCTGCATATGCTGCAATTGCCTTGATTTGGACTGTCTTGTTACGCGTACCTCTGCCTCAGCTGACAGGCTTGTTAGGTACAGAATTAATATTTCTGTCCTTGGTGGCTTTACCTTTGGGATGGGAACGAGCCAGTTTTCTGTTGGTTCGTTCTCTTGTTTGCTTACTCACCATGAATAGTTTTTTGTTAACCTTACCACCACACAGTTTTGGTATTGCTCTTAAGGCTTTGCCTGTTCCGGGTGGTTTGAAGCAAAGTTTACTATTGGCTGGACAATACCTAGAAATATTATTGGCAGAAGTACACAGAATGCAGCGTGCTGCTCAATTACGGGGTATTAATGGCCCTGGCGGATGGTTACGTTACGCTAGTGCAGCGATGATTGGGAGTTTGTATCTCCGCAGTTTAGAAAGAGCAGAACGAGTTTATGCAGCAATGGTAGTTCGTGGTTATACAGGAGAACTACCTGTAGATTCAACATTAACAACAAAAGAGCGAATGATTGTATTAGCTGCTTGTGCGATCGCTATTAGTTTAACCGTAGCTTCTTATTTGTAA
- a CDS encoding helix-turn-helix domain-containing protein: MDVKCKLRDYMDNQDLTQQEVAARTGLSPTIIGRLYHNRFSRLDNQTVIKICKLFNVSLGDMFYIDEEDHQE, from the coding sequence ATGGATGTAAAATGTAAGTTACGAGATTATATGGATAATCAGGATTTAACTCAGCAAGAAGTTGCAGCACGAACTGGGTTGAGTCCAACAATTATCGGTAGGTTATACCATAATCGCTTCAGTCGCTTGGATAATCAAACGGTAATTAAGATTTGCAAGTTATTTAATGTGTCGCTAGGCGATATGTTTTATATCGACGAAGAGGATCATCAGGAGTAG
- a CDS encoding ABC transporter ATP-binding protein: MASVSLESIKRKFNNVTAIEDITFNIPDGEFWVLVGPSGCGKSTILRTIAGLETATSGKLYIGDKLMNNVPARQRDVAMVFQNYALYPHMTVAENIAFGLRMRKVDPKIVQERVMTVARSLALEHLLERKPKQLSGGQQQRVALGRAIARQPQVFLLDEPLSNLDAQLRDDTRAELKQLHQNLGITTVYVTHDQVEAMTLADQIVVLNRGRIQQIGEPQEIYAKPANRMVATFVGSPPMNILPTKYVAGGFDVDGQVLPVSREMQGKLHLREGQGFDLGVRPESISINEPRRREGREEELAELVVEVKVVEPLGRETLIRAVLPGSGVLVNVQAGADVHPRPGDRLMLDIDLSKLFVFDTATGDRLYPPVAD; this comes from the coding sequence ATGGCTAGCGTTAGTCTCGAAAGCATTAAGCGTAAATTTAATAATGTCACTGCCATAGAAGATATTACCTTTAATATCCCCGATGGGGAATTTTGGGTTTTGGTAGGACCTTCGGGTTGTGGTAAGTCTACGATTTTACGAACGATTGCTGGTTTGGAAACTGCCACGTCTGGCAAACTTTACATTGGGGATAAGCTGATGAACAATGTCCCTGCCAGACAACGAGATGTGGCGATGGTGTTCCAGAATTATGCCTTGTACCCGCACATGACGGTGGCAGAAAATATTGCCTTTGGGTTACGGATGCGCAAAGTTGATCCGAAGATTGTGCAAGAAAGAGTGATGACGGTGGCGCGATCGCTGGCGTTGGAACACTTGTTGGAACGTAAACCCAAACAACTTTCCGGGGGACAGCAGCAACGGGTAGCATTAGGAAGAGCGATCGCCCGTCAACCACAGGTATTTTTATTAGATGAACCTTTATCAAATTTAGATGCCCAATTACGAGATGATACGCGGGCGGAGTTAAAACAGTTACATCAAAATTTGGGTATTACTACGGTCTATGTGACTCACGATCAAGTTGAGGCGATGACTTTAGCTGATCAGATTGTGGTGCTGAATCGGGGCAGAATTCAGCAAATTGGTGAACCGCAAGAAATTTATGCCAAACCTGCTAATCGGATGGTGGCAACTTTTGTGGGTAGTCCACCGATGAATATTTTACCTACTAAGTATGTGGCTGGGGGTTTTGATGTAGATGGGCAGGTGTTACCTGTGAGTAGGGAAATGCAGGGGAAGTTGCATCTGCGGGAAGGACAGGGGTTTGATTTGGGTGTGAGACCGGAGAGTATTAGTATTAATGAACCGCGAAGACGCGAAGGACGCGAAGAAGAGTTGGCAGAGTTGGTAGTGGAGGTGAAGGTGGTGGAACCTCTGGGAAGGGAAACTTTGATTCGTGCTGTTTTACCTGGTTCGGGGGTGCTGGTGAATGTGCAGGCGGGTGCAGATGTGCATCCTCGTCCAGGCGATCGCTTGATGTTAGATATTGATTTGAGTAAGTTATTTGTGTTTGATACTGCTACGGGCGATCGCTTATATCCCCCTGTGGCTGATTGA
- a CDS encoding Uma2 family endonuclease — translation MVTTAPLAETRTLLENISWQTFKAILADMGDERNTRLAYDNRILEIMTPLMPHENSNRLIERFVIVLCEELGLEVKSVGSLTLTRDDVERGGEPDSSYYIQHEFLVRDKENIDLAIDPSPDLVLEVEYSKPKVDKTKIYAAIGVPEFWRFNGSVLRVYILNEGQYSEVQYSPTFAPIPVKEIPQFLQKTRKDGENATTKAFRTWVKQLIADSRQ, via the coding sequence ATGGTAACAACAGCACCACTGGCAGAAACCAGAACTTTACTAGAAAATATCAGCTGGCAAACATTTAAAGCCATACTAGCCGACATGGGCGACGAACGAAATACCAGGCTAGCTTATGACAATAGAATATTAGAAATCATGACTCCATTGATGCCACACGAAAACTCAAACCGCCTCATAGAAAGATTTGTGATTGTGTTGTGTGAGGAATTAGGTTTAGAAGTAAAAAGTGTTGGTTCATTGACCTTGACACGGGATGATGTAGAACGAGGAGGAGAACCTGATAGCAGCTACTACATCCAACACGAGTTTTTAGTTAGAGACAAAGAAAACATAGACTTAGCAATTGATCCATCACCAGACTTAGTGCTAGAAGTTGAATACTCTAAACCAAAAGTAGACAAAACAAAAATTTACGCGGCTATTGGTGTACCCGAGTTTTGGCGGTTCAACGGCAGTGTGTTGCGAGTTTACATACTCAATGAGGGTCAGTACTCAGAAGTTCAATATAGCCCCACATTTGCTCCCATACCCGTCAAAGAAATTCCCCAGTTTCTGCAAAAAACTAGGAAAGACGGAGAAAATGCTACTACTAAGGCTTTCCGTACCTGGGTCAAACAGCTAATTGCTGATTCAAGACAATAG
- a CDS encoding GUN4 domain-containing protein, with protein sequence MTDPMIVSGTSSDIESLRGQLIAGSLQVQQQTIPQLANLGNNGFDVLMEFLMERRDTPATWVDGKAYQVLYNSDSPQIKEFLQTHFPQGIVPLKSDCGIDYSSLQHLLATQDFQAADRMTLQKLCEIAGAEAIKRKWLYFTEVENFPVTDLQTINKLWLVHSEGKFGYSVQREIWLGLGKNWDNLWVKIGWKKGNNWTRYPQEFTWDLSAPKGHLPLSNQLRGVRVIASIFAHPAWS encoded by the coding sequence ATGACAGACCCAATGATTGTATCAGGCACATCTTCTGACATTGAATCCTTACGGGGCCAGTTAATTGCTGGGTCTTTGCAAGTCCAACAACAAACGATCCCGCAGCTAGCTAACCTGGGTAACAACGGATTTGATGTCCTGATGGAATTTTTAATGGAACGTCGTGACACTCCCGCAACTTGGGTTGATGGTAAAGCTTATCAAGTGCTGTATAACTCTGATTCGCCTCAAATTAAAGAATTTCTCCAAACCCATTTTCCTCAGGGAATTGTACCTTTAAAATCAGACTGCGGCATTGATTACAGTTCCTTACAACATCTGTTGGCAACCCAAGATTTCCAGGCTGCTGACCGCATGACTCTGCAAAAATTGTGTGAAATTGCGGGTGCAGAGGCGATTAAACGGAAGTGGCTTTATTTTACCGAAGTAGAAAATTTTCCAGTTACAGATTTACAAACAATTAACAAGTTGTGGTTAGTCCACTCCGAAGGGAAATTTGGTTATTCGGTACAGCGAGAAATTTGGTTGGGTTTGGGGAAAAATTGGGATAATCTTTGGGTAAAAATTGGTTGGAAAAAAGGTAATAACTGGACACGTTATCCTCAAGAATTTACTTGGGATTTAAGCGCCCCTAAAGGTCATTTACCCCTTTCTAATCAACTGCGAGGAGTGCGAGTGATTGCATCTATATTTGCTCATCCGGCTTGGAGTTAG
- a CDS encoding RNA-guided endonuclease TnpB family protein produces MLHKVVQVRLYPSKEQQILLAQTFGCSRWWWNYALNKSIETYKETGKGLGQVALNALLPKLKKEKDTEWLADCYSQVLQATTLNLTTAYKSFFEKRAGFPKFKSKHGKQSIQYPQNVKIVDGSIKLPGNIGLVKAKIHRPIEGKIKTVTISKTPSGKYLASILTETQGEHSTETEGKIYGVDLGLKHFAVVTDGEKVSKYDNPKHLAKHEKNLKRKQQKLARKQKGSNSRNKYRKLVAKVYERVSNSRQDFLHKLSYKLVSDSQAVIVENLNVKAMVRNHNLAKAVSDVGWGTFTNFLAYKLERKGGKLVEIDRWFPSSKLCSNCFYQVSEMPLDVREWICPHCGTHHDRDGNAAINIRAEGIRMLKAEGSAVSAVGGEVRPKLGRKSKLRHSPVSTEAQGLA; encoded by the coding sequence GTGCTACACAAAGTCGTTCAAGTTCGTTTATATCCATCGAAAGAGCAACAAATACTATTAGCACAGACATTTGGGTGTTCTCGCTGGTGGTGGAATTATGCTCTCAATAAGTCAATTGAGACTTACAAAGAAACAGGAAAAGGACTTGGACAAGTAGCTCTCAACGCACTTCTACCAAAGCTCAAAAAAGAAAAAGATACAGAATGGTTAGCTGATTGTTATAGCCAAGTTTTGCAAGCTACAACACTCAACTTAACTACTGCCTATAAAAGCTTTTTTGAGAAACGTGCAGGGTTTCCTAAATTCAAATCTAAGCATGGCAAACAGTCAATTCAATATCCTCAAAACGTCAAAATTGTAGATGGTAGTATTAAACTTCCGGGCAATATTGGATTAGTAAAAGCCAAAATACATAGACCAATTGAGGGGAAGATAAAGACTGTTACTATTAGCAAAACTCCGTCAGGTAAATACTTGGCATCTATTTTGACTGAAACACAAGGGGAACACTCTACTGAAACAGAAGGAAAGATTTATGGTGTTGACTTAGGGTTGAAACACTTTGCTGTCGTCACTGATGGTGAGAAGGTTTCTAAATACGACAACCCTAAACATCTTGCCAAACATGAGAAGAATTTGAAACGCAAACAACAGAAGTTAGCGCGTAAACAAAAAGGGAGTAATTCAAGGAATAAATATAGAAAACTAGTTGCCAAAGTGTACGAACGGGTTAGTAATTCTAGGCAAGATTTTTTGCATAAACTTAGTTATAAGTTAGTCAGCGATAGCCAAGCTGTCATAGTAGAAAATCTTAATGTCAAGGCCATGGTTCGTAACCATAATTTGGCGAAAGCAGTATCTGATGTTGGGTGGGGAACATTCACCAACTTTTTAGCCTATAAACTAGAACGCAAAGGTGGAAAGTTGGTAGAGATTGATAGATGGTTCCCTAGTTCCAAACTTTGTTCTAATTGTTTCTATCAGGTCAGCGAAATGCCATTGGACGTAAGGGAGTGGATTTGTCCTCACTGTGGCACTCATCACGATAGGGATGGAAACGCAGCGATAAACATTAGAGCAGAGGGTATCAGAATGCTAAAGGCGGAAGGTTCAGCCGTCTCTGCTGTAGGAGGGGAGGTAAGACCAAAATTAGGGCGAAAGTCCAAGTTGCGGCACTCGCCTGTGAGTACGGAAGCTCAGGGTTTAGCGTAG
- a CDS encoding NADP-dependent isocitrate dehydrogenase: MYEKITPPSTGEKITFNNGEPTVPDNPIIPFIRGDGTGIDIWPAAQKVFDAAVDVAYKGIRKISWFKVYAGDEACQLYGTYQYLPQDTLTAIQEYGVAIKGPLTTPVGGGIRSLNVALRQIFDLYACVRPCRYYAGTPSPHKNPEKLDVIVYRENTEDIYLGIEWRQGSEIGDRLIKYLNTELIPATPEHGKKQIPLDSGIGIKPISKTGSQRLVRRAIKHALQLPKHKQMVTLVHKGNIMKYTEGAFRDWGYELATSEFRQQCITERESWILSNKEKNPNITAQENARMVDPGFDALTTEKQAQIVKEVETVLNSIWETHGNGKWQDKVMVNDRIADSIFQQIQTRPDEYSILATMNLNGDYLSDAAAAIVGGLGMGPGANIGDECAIFEATHGTAPKHAGLDRINPGSVILSGVMMLEYLGWQEAADLIKKGIGDAIAKRQVTYDLARLMEPPVEPLKCSEFAEAIIKYFS, from the coding sequence ATGTACGAAAAAATTACTCCCCCCTCAACCGGAGAAAAAATTACTTTCAACAATGGTGAACCAACTGTTCCTGACAATCCGATTATCCCCTTCATTCGTGGCGATGGTACTGGTATAGATATCTGGCCTGCTGCTCAAAAAGTCTTTGATGCTGCTGTAGATGTAGCATACAAAGGCATACGGAAAATTAGCTGGTTTAAGGTATATGCTGGTGATGAAGCTTGTCAATTATACGGCACATATCAGTATTTACCCCAAGATACTCTAACAGCAATCCAAGAATATGGTGTGGCAATTAAAGGGCCATTGACCACTCCTGTCGGCGGTGGAATTCGTTCACTCAATGTTGCTTTACGGCAAATTTTTGACTTGTATGCTTGCGTGCGTCCTTGTCGGTACTACGCAGGTACGCCTTCTCCCCACAAAAATCCAGAAAAACTCGATGTGATTGTTTATCGGGAAAATACCGAAGATATTTATTTGGGGATTGAGTGGCGACAAGGTAGCGAAATAGGCGATCGCTTAATTAAGTATCTCAACACAGAACTCATCCCTGCCACACCAGAACACGGTAAAAAACAAATTCCCCTCGACTCTGGTATTGGCATTAAACCAATCAGTAAAACTGGTTCACAGCGCTTGGTACGACGCGCCATCAAACACGCCCTGCAACTACCCAAACATAAACAAATGGTGACTTTGGTGCATAAGGGCAATATCATGAAATACACCGAAGGCGCTTTCCGTGATTGGGGTTACGAACTGGCTACTAGCGAGTTTCGACAGCAGTGTATCACAGAACGAGAATCTTGGATTTTAAGCAACAAAGAGAAAAATCCCAACATCACTGCCCAAGAAAACGCCCGGATGGTTGATCCTGGATTTGATGCCTTGACCACAGAGAAACAAGCCCAAATTGTCAAGGAAGTGGAAACAGTTCTTAACTCAATTTGGGAGACTCACGGCAATGGTAAATGGCAAGACAAGGTGATGGTTAATGACCGCATCGCTGACAGTATTTTCCAACAAATTCAAACTCGACCGGACGAATATTCGATTCTGGCGACAATGAATTTGAATGGCGATTATTTGTCTGATGCAGCAGCAGCCATTGTCGGTGGACTAGGAATGGGCCCAGGGGCAAATATTGGCGATGAATGTGCGATTTTTGAAGCTACCCACGGTACTGCACCCAAACACGCAGGTTTAGATCGCATCAATCCTGGTTCGGTGATTTTGTCTGGTGTGATGATGCTGGAGTATTTAGGATGGCAAGAAGCCGCAGACTTGATCAAAAAAGGTATTGGAGATGCGATCGCTAAGCGTCAAGTTACCTACGACTTAGCACGGTTAATGGAACCACCTGTAGAACCTTTGAAGTGTTCTGAGTTTGCTGAAGCGATTATTAAGTACTTTAGCTAA
- the trpE gene encoding anthranilate synthase component I encodes MIFPDFSQFSELAKNGNFVPVYQEWVADLDTPVSAWYKVCAGQPYSFLLESVEGGEKIGRYSLLGCDPLWILEARGDQTTQMHRDGSQVLFTGDPFAALATCLEPFYPVKLPQLPPGIGGLFGFWGYELINWIEPRVPIHIQDDRNLPDGVWMQVDHLLIFDQVKRKIWAVAYADLRTPNMDLQTAYEKACCRVTQMVNKLSLPLSAQNTLLEWKPPASKRVGEVGVEEYKSNFTREEFCSSVKKAKEYIKAGDIFQVVISQRLSTQYTGDPFALYRSLRQINPSPYMAFFNFQDWQIIGSSPEVMVKAERDPQGDLLATVRPIAGTRPRGKTTQEDIVLADDLLKDPKEIAEHVMLVDLGRNDLGRVCQSGTVKVDELMVIERYSHVMHIVSNVVGKLAPGKTAWDLLKACFPAGTVSGAPKIRAMEIINELEPSRRGVYSGVYGYYDFEGQLNSAIAIRTMVVRHNTVYVQAGAGLVADSEPEKEYEETLNKARGLLEAIRCLR; translated from the coding sequence ATGATTTTTCCTGATTTTTCTCAGTTCTCCGAACTAGCTAAAAATGGTAACTTTGTCCCGGTGTATCAAGAATGGGTTGCAGACCTAGATACACCAGTTTCTGCTTGGTATAAAGTGTGTGCTGGGCAACCTTATAGTTTTTTGCTGGAATCGGTAGAAGGTGGAGAAAAAATCGGGCGTTATAGTTTATTGGGTTGCGATCCGTTATGGATTTTAGAGGCAAGAGGCGATCAGACTACTCAAATGCACCGTGATGGTTCTCAGGTTCTATTTACAGGTGATCCATTTGCAGCTTTAGCCACATGTTTGGAACCTTTTTATCCAGTAAAATTACCCCAGCTACCACCAGGAATTGGTGGTCTATTTGGGTTTTGGGGTTATGAATTAATTAATTGGATCGAACCACGTGTACCAATTCATATACAAGATGACCGTAATCTTCCTGATGGGGTTTGGATGCAGGTAGATCATCTGTTAATTTTTGACCAAGTCAAGCGGAAAATTTGGGCTGTGGCTTACGCGGATTTGCGTACTCCAAATATGGATTTACAGACAGCTTATGAAAAGGCTTGTTGTCGTGTTACTCAAATGGTCAACAAGTTATCTCTGCCCTTATCAGCGCAAAATACTTTACTGGAATGGAAACCCCCTGCAAGTAAGAGAGTAGGAGAAGTAGGAGTAGAGGAGTATAAGAGTAATTTTACTCGTGAGGAATTTTGTAGCAGCGTTAAAAAGGCAAAAGAGTACATCAAAGCCGGCGATATCTTCCAAGTTGTAATTTCCCAGCGCTTATCGACACAATACACTGGTGATCCTTTTGCTTTGTATCGTTCCCTGCGTCAAATTAATCCTTCTCCTTACATGGCTTTTTTCAACTTCCAGGATTGGCAGATTATTGGTTCGAGTCCCGAAGTGATGGTAAAAGCCGAACGTGATCCACAAGGGGATTTACTAGCTACAGTGCGCCCCATTGCTGGTACTCGCCCACGGGGTAAAACAACCCAAGAAGATATAGTCCTAGCAGATGATTTACTCAAAGACCCCAAAGAAATAGCTGAACACGTCATGCTTGTTGACTTGGGGCGTAATGATTTAGGGCGCGTGTGCCAAAGCGGTACGGTGAAAGTTGACGAGTTAATGGTAATTGAACGCTACTCCCATGTTATGCACATTGTCAGCAATGTGGTGGGTAAATTAGCACCTGGTAAGACAGCGTGGGATTTACTCAAAGCTTGCTTTCCCGCCGGAACAGTTAGCGGCGCACCCAAAATTCGCGCAATGGAGATCATCAATGAATTAGAACCTAGTCGGCGCGGTGTATATTCAGGTGTTTATGGATACTATGATTTTGAAGGGCAATTAAATTCTGCGATCGCTATTCGGACAATGGTTGTACGTCATAATACAGTTTACGTTCAAGCAGGCGCGGGTTTGGTAGCTGATTCAGAGCCAGAAAAAGAGTACGAAGAGACTTTAAATAAAGCTAGAGGATTGTTAGAAGCAATACGATGTTTGCGCTAA